Proteins encoded within one genomic window of Parolsenella massiliensis:
- a CDS encoding response regulator transcription factor: MIYYVEDEKNIRELAVYALSQAGIEAKGLPDDAAFRRACAERVPDAVLLDIMLPDTDGLTILARIRQTPGLRDVPVMMLTARDTELDTVTALDAGADDYLAKPFGMMEMVSRVRALLRRSKAAPARREPVSDVLEVGPIRLSPSRHEASVDGASLNLTVREFDLLSFLMRSPGVVFNRETLLQRVWGWDFDGGSRTVDVHVQTLRQKLGQAADLIETVRGVGYRLRG, encoded by the coding sequence GTGATCTATTACGTCGAGGACGAGAAGAACATCCGCGAGCTGGCGGTCTATGCCCTCTCTCAGGCCGGCATCGAGGCCAAGGGCCTGCCCGACGACGCGGCGTTTCGCCGCGCGTGCGCCGAGCGCGTGCCCGATGCGGTGCTGCTCGACATCATGCTCCCCGACACGGACGGCCTCACGATTCTGGCGCGCATCCGCCAGACCCCGGGCCTGCGCGACGTGCCCGTCATGATGCTCACGGCCCGCGACACCGAGCTCGACACCGTGACGGCCCTCGACGCCGGCGCCGACGACTACCTTGCCAAGCCGTTCGGCATGATGGAGATGGTGAGCCGCGTGCGCGCGCTGCTGCGCCGCTCCAAGGCCGCGCCCGCGCGCCGCGAGCCCGTCTCCGACGTGCTCGAGGTGGGGCCAATCCGCCTCTCGCCGTCTCGGCACGAGGCGTCCGTCGATGGGGCGTCCCTTAATCTCACGGTCCGCGAGTTCGATTTGCTATCGTTTCTCATGAGGAGCCCGGGGGTCGTCTTCAACCGAGAGACGCTTCTGCAGCGCGTGTGGGGCTGGGACTTCGATGGCGGGAGCCGCACGGTCGACGTCCACGTCCAGACGCTTCGCCAGAAGCTGGGGCAGGCCGCGGACCTCATCGAGACCGTCCGAGGGGTTGGCTACAGACTGAGGGGTTAG
- a CDS encoding PhoU domain-containing protein produces the protein MATRTKFLKQLDDMQALLGRLGDKAASDTRAAGLAAAGDKGAETGILEGRKAAERLRSQIESLCLDIMLMQQPLVGADLRFVSASFRIVSDLAQVDSMTRDVAFIFSEMPAGQREELGERFCAMSEYAATMVERAVEAFCASDEQEAQAVINADDKLDADYAEAEARVVELIRAGEPSPASLPELLMVAKYFERIGDKAQHVADWTFFRTRGERMLTPGGHVIPSEEA, from the coding sequence ATGGCTACCAGAACGAAGTTCCTCAAGCAGCTCGACGACATGCAGGCGCTGCTCGGACGGCTTGGCGACAAGGCGGCGTCCGACACGCGCGCCGCGGGGCTGGCCGCCGCCGGCGACAAGGGTGCCGAGACGGGCATCCTCGAGGGCCGCAAGGCCGCCGAGCGCCTGCGCAGCCAGATCGAGAGCCTGTGCCTGGACATCATGCTCATGCAGCAGCCGCTCGTTGGTGCCGACCTGCGCTTTGTCTCGGCGTCGTTCCGCATCGTCTCCGACCTCGCGCAGGTCGACTCCATGACCCGCGACGTGGCGTTCATCTTCTCCGAGATGCCGGCCGGCCAGCGCGAGGAGCTGGGGGAGCGCTTCTGCGCCATGAGCGAGTACGCCGCCACGATGGTCGAGCGTGCCGTCGAGGCCTTCTGCGCCTCCGACGAGCAGGAGGCCCAGGCGGTCATCAACGCCGACGACAAGCTCGACGCCGACTACGCCGAGGCCGAGGCCCGCGTCGTGGAGCTCATTCGCGCCGGCGAGCCGTCGCCGGCGAGCCTGCCCGAGCTGCTCATGGTGGCCAAGTACTTCGAGCGAATCGGTGACAAGGCGCAGCACGTCGCCGACTGGACGTTCTTCCGCACCCGTGGCGAGCGTATGCTTACTCCCGGCGGCCACGTCATCCCCAGTGAGGAGGCGTAG
- the pstB gene encoding phosphate ABC transporter ATP-binding protein PstB, translating to MAKEFDTRDHRDLADVPAALSVRDFNLWYGDFQALKHVTLDIPEKRATAFIGPSGCGKSTLLRTFNRMCDFVEGVRTAGTVEFAGRDVFAMDANALRVHVGMVFQHPNPFPMSIRDNVLYGPNRMGRMTRSDADELLERCLTEAALFDEVKDKLDASGLGLSGGQQQRLCIARALATNPDVLLMDEPTSALDPISTLVVEELMNKLAAEHTLVVVTHNMQQATRVADKTCFFYLGELIEAGPTSELFSNPRETRTQEYLSGRFS from the coding sequence CGTCCCCGCGGCGCTGTCCGTGCGCGACTTCAACCTGTGGTACGGCGACTTCCAGGCCTTAAAGCACGTGACGCTTGACATCCCCGAGAAGCGCGCCACGGCCTTCATCGGCCCGTCGGGCTGCGGCAAGTCGACGCTTTTGCGCACGTTCAACCGCATGTGCGACTTCGTGGAGGGCGTGCGCACCGCCGGCACGGTGGAGTTTGCCGGCCGTGACGTGTTCGCCATGGACGCGAACGCCCTGCGCGTCCACGTGGGCATGGTCTTCCAGCACCCCAACCCGTTTCCCATGAGCATCCGCGACAACGTCCTGTACGGGCCCAACCGCATGGGCAGGATGACCCGCTCAGACGCCGACGAGCTGCTGGAGCGCTGCCTTACCGAGGCGGCACTGTTCGACGAGGTCAAGGACAAGCTCGACGCCAGCGGCCTGGGGCTTTCCGGCGGCCAGCAGCAGCGCCTGTGCATCGCGCGCGCCCTGGCGACGAACCCGGACGTCCTGCTCATGGACGAGCCCACGAGCGCCCTTGACCCCATCTCGACGCTCGTGGTCGAGGAGCTCATGAACAAGCTCGCGGCCGAGCACACGCTCGTGGTCGTGACCCACAACATGCAGCAGGCCACGCGCGTGGCCGACAAGACCTGCTTCTTCTACCTCGGCGAGCTCATCGAGGCGGGACCCACCTCCGAGCTGTTCTCCAACCCGAGGGAGACGCGCACGCAAGAATACCTGTCAGGGAGGTTCAGCTGA